A genomic segment from Clostridia bacterium encodes:
- a CDS encoding precorrin-8X methylmutase, whose amino-acid sequence MLEGIETVNPQDIEKRSFEIISEILGKRVFPPLHEPIIKRVIHTTADFEYADTLKISENAVSRAIEAVKSGCNIVTDTQMAYAGINKKTLSKFGGSVECFMNDEMVAMEARERNVTRASICMEKAAGDSKNKIFAIGNAPTALIRLYELIKEGLADPAVVIGVPVGFVNVVESKELLMKAGVPYIIAEGRKGGSNVAAAIVNAILYMI is encoded by the coding sequence ATGCTGGAAGGAATAGAGACCGTAAACCCACAGGATATAGAAAAAAGAAGCTTTGAAATTATTTCTGAAATACTTGGTAAAAGAGTATTTCCACCGTTACATGAGCCAATCATAAAGAGGGTGATCCATACAACGGCGGATTTCGAATATGCCGATACTTTGAAAATAAGTGAAAATGCTGTAAGTAGAGCCATAGAAGCCGTCAAATCAGGCTGTAATATTGTCACAGATACACAGATGGCATATGCGGGTATAAATAAGAAAACCCTTTCAAAGTTCGGAGGCAGCGTTGAGTGCTTTATGAATGATGAAATGGTTGCCATGGAGGCTAGGGAAAGGAATGTGACCAGAGCGTCCATATGTATGGAAAAAGCAGCTGGGGACAGCAAGAATAAAATATTTGCTATAGGGAATGCCCCTACTGCTTTAATCCGTTTGTATGAATTAATAAAAGAGGGTTTGGCAGACCCTGCCGTAGTAATAGGTGTTCCTGTCGGGTTTGTGAATGTAGTTGAATCAAAGGAGCTGCTCATGAAAGCTGGTGTGCCGTATATAATTGCAGAAGGAAGAAAAGGTGGAAGCAATGTGGCGGCTGCCATAGTGAACGCAATATTATACATGATTTAG